A portion of the Clostridia bacterium genome contains these proteins:
- a CDS encoding zinc ribbon domain-containing protein — protein MGVIFMLHSFTRNHDDLSTEAGFQFEFFCDCCGNGYKSSFVQSSTYGHKQKTERFGRMASTLGGLLGGRAGDLGSMIERGSDMLGGRLSDQSPEWRKEHERAFDEAQKEVRPNFKKCPSCNTWVCTDCWNDEEGLCVECAPREASYAAQARNRAMRRNIDEAADTATVWQGKLEKRTTVCPKCGKPAGEGKFCNNCGAPLGTQRCPNCGAQVALGLKFCGECGSPMKKSGKCPNCGHENEPGMKFCGECGTKL, from the coding sequence ATGGGGGTAATATTTATGCTTCATTCTTTTACAAGGAACCACGACGATCTTTCGACGGAGGCCGGATTTCAGTTCGAGTTTTTCTGCGACTGCTGCGGCAACGGGTATAAGAGCAGCTTCGTTCAATCGAGCACATACGGCCATAAGCAGAAAACGGAACGTTTCGGACGCATGGCGTCCACGTTGGGCGGCTTGCTCGGCGGCAGAGCCGGCGATCTCGGCTCTATGATCGAACGCGGCAGCGATATGCTCGGAGGACGCCTAAGCGATCAGTCGCCCGAATGGAGAAAAGAACACGAGCGCGCCTTCGACGAGGCGCAAAAGGAAGTGCGCCCCAACTTTAAAAAGTGTCCGTCCTGCAATACGTGGGTATGTACTGACTGCTGGAACGATGAAGAGGGCCTCTGCGTAGAGTGCGCTCCGCGCGAGGCAAGCTATGCCGCACAGGCAAGAAACCGTGCTATGCGCCGCAATATCGACGAAGCGGCGGATACGGCGACTGTTTGGCAGGGCAAGCTTGAAAAGCGCACTACGGTATGTCCCAAATGCGGCAAGCCTGCCGGAGAAGGCAAATTCTGCAACAACTGTGGCGCTCCGCTCGGTACGCAGCGCTGCCCCAACTGCGGCGCGCAGGTTGCGCTCGGGCTTAAATTCTGCGGCGAGTGCGGCTCTCCGATGAAGAAAAGCGGCAAATGCCCGAATTGCGGTCATGAAAACGAACCGGGAATGAAATTCTGCGGCGAGTGCGGAACGAAGCTCTGA
- a CDS encoding MarR family transcriptional regulator: MDELHYLLMRANTAMNRNIFRGAQKINLSSGQPKILEYLTERNGDNQKAIAVYCGVEPATLGSILLRMEKNGLIERKRKKEDGRSLYVYITPKGLKAADDMKAVYDKYDEKGTEGLSEEEIALLKRMLFKVFKNLNEG, encoded by the coding sequence ATGGACGAGCTGCATTATCTGCTTATGAGAGCGAATACGGCCATGAACCGAAACATATTCAGGGGAGCGCAGAAAATAAACCTTTCTTCGGGTCAGCCTAAAATATTGGAATATCTCACGGAACGCAACGGAGACAATCAAAAGGCGATAGCCGTTTACTGCGGTGTGGAGCCCGCAACGCTTGGAAGCATCCTTCTTCGCATGGAGAAAAACGGACTTATAGAAAGAAAAAGAAAAAAAGAGGACGGACGCTCTCTTTACGTGTATATCACGCCAAAGGGACTTAAGGCCGCGGATGATATGAAAGCGGTCTATGATAAATATGACGAAAAAGGCACGGAGGGTCTTTCTGAAGAGGAGATCGCCTTGCTTAAACGGATGCTTTTTAAAGTTTTTAAAAATCTAAATGAGGGATAG